The DNA region GCTTCTTTCGGGACTATATCGAGCAATAAAACCTGTAGACCTATGCCGGCAAAATGACAAGCGATCCTTGAACCCATTACACCACTCCCCAATACGGCTACTTTTTTGATTGTTCTTCTGGACATAAAATTTAGTTAGTTAAACAACTATTTCGAATTCGAAGATAAGAGATTTTAGTAAAGAAGGGTTTTTCAGTTGGACCCTGCTGTTTTCGGAAGCACAGTTCAGTAAATAAGGAAATCTTGATCAGGGTTAAACATTTTTAAAAAATGAGTAAACTTCCTATCGTAGAAATCGCATTATTATATATGATGTTGAATAAAAACTGTTTAAAGTACCACTCCCTGAATACAAAAACTATCTTCAGCATCGTTTTAAAATTCCATAAGTCAACCATTTAAAGAACTTGGGAAAACCCATGAAGCACCACAGAGCCAACCGTAAATCTCCATCAGATAACCTGACCGTAAGTTATAAGTCTCCGGATTTATTTACCAATGCTGCTACAGATGTTTCAGATTCGATAATTCTTACTGACAGCAAGTTCAATGTAACTGGCTGGAACCCCACTACCGAGTTTTTATTTGGCCGCAATGTAGAAGAAGCAAAAGGAAAGCACTTGTTTGAAATAATTAATATCAGTTTTCCGGGTTCAAGCCTGAATAACATGATCATTGAAATTCAAAGAACCGGTTACTGGAATGGCGAAGTAGTCTATGAGCGGTACGATAACCAGGTCTTTCGTTTGAATACTTCAGCAATTCTTGTTTACAATGATATAAATGTTGTTTCGGGATGTGTTATTGTTTCTAAAATCATTTCGGGGAAAGACCATCACGAAGAAAAATTATTATTAGCAGAATCAAAGTACCAGACTGTTATTGATACTTTGTTCGAAGGAGTAGTAATAATCAATACGGATGGCTCGATCGGGGCATCTAATCACAGGGCTGCAGAAATATTAGGTTTTTCACAGGAAGAGCTGGTAGGTAAACTAACTACAAGCCCGGTTTGGAAGGCTATAAACGAAGATGGCTCAGAATTTCCTTTGGATAAATTTCCTGGAACAGTTACACTTAAAACCGGTTTGGGCCAGGAAAATATCACTATGGGTATTGAAAGACCTGATGGTAAACTGGTGTGGCTGCTTGTAAACTCACAGGCAATAGTTGAGCAAGGAAAAATAGTGGCAGTGGTTGCCAGCTTTAATGATATCACAGCTAACAAACATGCGAATGACAGGATCAAAGAAAGCGAGGCATTGTTCAGAACATTTATGAATAACAGTAATGCTTATGCATGGATATGTGATGAAGATGGAATACTTGTTTATACGAACTCATTATTCGCCTCTGTATATAACCTGGCAGATGGTGGTAAGGATAAACATATCAGCGAAGTTTTTTCTGAAAAAGTTGCAGAAAAATTTCTTGAGAAGAACAAACAATTCCTGGAATCAAACGAACCTAAATTTATAATTGCCGAATCAAAACGATTAGATGGTACAATAGGAAAATTTGCTTTATACCGTTTTCATATACCTGTAAAAACTTATAAAAGACTGATCGGTTTCCAGGCATTCGATGTTACGGACCACCAGGATACTTTGGCTGAGCTCAAAAAAACCAATGAACGGTTTGGTCTTATATCCAATGCTACCAGCGATGCGATCTGGGACCAGGACCTGGAAACAAATGAAATTTACCGCAGCCCTAATTTCAGTAAGCTTTCAGGTTATTCCATGCAGGAAATACAATCAAATCTTGACTGGTGGTTTAACAAGGTTCATCCGGATGATAAAGACAGGGTAAGAGGTAAAGTACAGGAGTACCTAAAAGTAAATAAGCAAAGCTGGGAAGATGAGTACCGGTTTTTATGCTCCGATGGAAAATATAAAACGCTTTTTGATAAAGGATTTTTTATTTATAAAGATGGTAAACCGGTCCGCATTATCGGGGCCATACAGGATATAACAGAAAGAAAAAAACTCGAGGAGCAATTGCTCAATGAAAAGATCAAACAACAAAAACTGATCAACAGAACAACCATCGCAGCACAAGAGGAAGAAAGAGATAATATCAGCAAAGAACTCCATGATAATGTGAATCAATTGCTGATGAGCACTAAACTTTATATCAATATGGCCCGCAAGCAACCTGATATGGCTACTGAATTGCTGCTGAAGGCGGAAGAGTATCAATTGCAGGCTGTAGAAGAAATAAGAAAACTTTCCAAAAAACTGAATTCATCACTGGTAAAAGTGCTGGGTCTTAAGAAAAGTATCCAGGAAATAGTAAACTCATTTAAGCAGTTAAATGATATACCTGTGAATTATGAATTTGATAGCGAATTGGAGGATGTGCTAATGGATGAACAAAAATTAATGATATTCCGCATTGTGCAGGAACAAAGCAATAATATTCGCAAATACGCAAATGCTGAAAGGGTGTCAATAAATCTTACACGTAAAGATGATCGTATCTGCCTTTTAATAAGTGATGATGGGGTTGGTTTTAAAGTAGATGAATCCAAAATGCGGGGTATCGGTCTTACCAATATTGCCAGCCGTGTAAACGTCCTGAATGGTGAATTCAAAATTGACTCATATCCAGGAAACGGATGCACACTCTCTGTTTGTTTCCCGCTGTATGCCTGATCACTGTTTCAGCACTTCAAGTGAACAATCAATTGTAATTTTTATATCGTCTGAGATCTGGCTGCGTGTTACAGAAGGTACTTTTATTTTATAATCCGGTAATTGAATATTAAAAGTTGAAGTTGTTATTATTTTCCCGCTTTTAACTGTAATTATTCCTGTAGTTTCAATGTCTTTCGTTTCCCCGTGAATAGTAAGCTTGCCTTTCACTTTTGCAGGATAGGTTCCGTCGGTTGTATATTTTATATCTGCATTGTTTGTTATTTGTCCCTTGAATTCTGCTTTAGGAAATTTGTCACTCTCTATATACTCTTTATTAAAATGCTCTTGCATCAGGGCTTTTTTAAATTCAAAACCTTTCATTAATACAGCAAATTGCAAATCCCCGGTTTTGCTATCCAACACAACAGCAGCACTCCGGCTGGTGGCGTCAATGTTTTCAGCTTTTGTTTTTGAAAAAAACTGGATCTTACCGCTTCTTGTAAAATATTTTTCTTGTGCGGAAGAAGCAAAGGAGATAATAAATAGGCCGGTACAGATCAATACAAATCTCATAAAACTATTTTTTTTCATTGTTTAAAATGATACAACGATTTAAACTTATATCCATTCCAAGCCCCATCATTTCATCTTTTTGAAACCCAACAAAATGGCCTTTTACCTTTACTTCTGAACCTATAGCCGGGAATACTGTGTTATTACGGAAACTTGTATCTAACTCGCATTTGACGGCAGAAAGCTTACCGGGGTCTCCTAAGAAAATGGTAAAATTCTCCAGGCTAGAGTTTTTCATGATACCTGTAACCTCAATTATTTTGTCATCATATTTTTTATAGGAGGCCGAATCCTTTACATCAAATTCGCTTATTAATGCATCAGCAGCTGTTGTAAAATCAGCTTTTACACCATCCAGCTTTTTATTTGTTCTTGTGTATTCTTTGTAACCATATAACCCTCCTGCTACCACAATGATCAATACTATTGTCCAGATAATTTTTTTCTTACTCATGACCCTGTTTTAAAATGAATGGCCTGCAATTTAATTAATCGAAATCAATAGGCGGAAGGTTGCGTTTCTTTAATTCTTTCTGATAATTCTTTAGCATTTTCCTTGTGTTTTTTGCACCAATAGAGGAAGCCACACCACTCATAAATGTTTTAATGTAATAATTAATAAAGGAACGTTCCCTTTGGCGGGTATAATAAACCATACCTATTCTTTTATCATTTTCATTTTTTATTACAAAGCTATTGGCGATAAAAGTCTTCAACCCTTGTAAGAGGTGTTTTTTTGTTTCAATATCATTTTTGAAAAACTGCACTTTCAGATCATGGTAGTGCATATTCATTTCGCCTATTGAGTAATTATCTCTTGCAATTACCCTCATAGTTATTGTGTCAAGATAGCCTGACTGTAGTTTGATGGCTGCCAACGGGGAAAGAATGGAGTTCAGGTATAATAATGAATGTGGCCGCATTCTTACAGTAAATAAAAACCCCGATAGTGAATCAAGGTAAGACTCTCTTGTACGTAAGCGTATCCAACCGGTATCCAGCAGGTAGAAGTTCAATCTTATCCGCAAGCTGTCCGTGGCGTCAATATCAAAATTTTTAATAGGAAATATATCGCCGCTTATTCGTGTAACAGTTATGATACCCGTTTCATCTGTTTTGTCATTTACCTCGCTATATACCGCAGTGCCTTCAGAAATATTTATGGTGTCTGCTGAAAACCTGAAGGGAATAAGCTGAACCAATTTGGAAGGAAGGGGTTTGATAACTCCTGCTTTAAACGGATGTCTTTTATCCCGGTATGAAGTAAAATACGGGTTGTAAAAATTTATTGAATTGATCCGGATGGTGCTGTCGGTAAAATAACTGTCAGGTACGAAACCTTTCAAATGAATGTTCGCAACACTGAATGTTATATAATCAGTTTGAAAAGGACTTGCTTTAATAAAAGCATCTCTTGATAAAACGGGGATAGCGGAAAAGCTATCAACTGAGAATGATTGGGCTGCTTTATCGATAGATATGTTTTTCCAGTGAGAAATAATTTTTTCATTTATGAAGCTCCCGGATCGAATAGCTATTGAATATGAAGGACTATTGGCCAATATGTCCTTTGGTGAAGCCGTGTTGTCACTGCTTAAAGAAAAATTTCTGAGTGTAACATCGTGCAGGTTTAGTGGAGTTGCGTTTTTGCCAACACTGTCAAATTGAATATCGGTTCCTTTCAATTCATTTAAGAAAAACTTCCAGTATAATTTTTGTTCTGGTCTCAGGACTAATGAGCTTGCCCGTAAAGTAAGCTGACTATTCTTAGTTGAGATGAATTTATTTGCGGATGTAGTAAAAGTGAGATCAGAAATGTTACTATTTAATCTTTCCGCACTTAATTCATTGGATACGGTATGCGTCTGTATATTATCAGCTTTAATGAAATTATGATCGGCCCCGTTCCAGTAAACTACTGAACGCTGATCTCCTGACACATTTTCCAGGCTGATAACAGGTCGGTTAATTTCAAAACTGTTGATATTTATTATAGGAAGCTTGATCGCTGCAGAGTCTGTTTTTTTAGTCAAAATAAGTTTTAGTCTCGGATCGTCAATCCTTACATTTTTCAGATCATAATGCTTATTTAAAATATTTTTTAGATCAGGCGTAAAATAAATTCCGGGAATACTTACATCAGCCGTAGTTGTTAACCCAGTGGTTTTTTTGTAATTAAAGTTTGATATCGATGAAGGCATGCTCTGTGAAAGCGAAACCCTATCTCCGCTCAATTCCGATTCAGGTGTAATATGATGGAACTTAGTAGCTGTTATTTTTAGATCTGAAAAATCGGCTTTGCCATCAAAAGAAAACCCAGTAGCCTCCAATTCATTCAGAAAAAAAGAAGTTGAGTTATTTTTAATATTGATATTAATTGCAGTGTTAGCTGCTTTAAGAGAACCCAGGTTTATAAGCAAGAGATTATTTCTACTTTCTTTTTTTTCATCTGTCTTATTTATTTCAAGTTTCCCCTGTTTCCAGCTTACCTCATTTGCAGAAATAATATTCAACGAGTCCTGGAATTGAACTGAGCTCAAGAAAATATCAGTAGCAGAAAATGTATAATTCTGGCCCGTGCTTGAAACTGTCATTTTTTCGGCCGATAAATTGTCTCTCCCACCTCCAAACTTTGCGTTATTTAAGTCTATCATAAAACCCTTAGCTTTTATAACCCCTTTAGTAAAGCTCAATGAATCAATAAACTGTTCGGTAGTAGTAATGGAAGAGTTGATCGCATAGTTTCTGCTATTTATAACAAAGTCTGTATTCTTCAGTAATAAAGATGTTTCGTTGCGGCCATGTATATTAATTTCCCCGTCTACTACTTTTATTTTTTCAAGCTGTATAAAATTATTTCTGCGAAGTGCATTAAGAGCTGAAGATTTACTTATTTTTTTTACAGATTCAGGTTGCGTATAGTTTATCTCAGGGTTGTAAAGAGTAGCTTCGTGTGCAATAATTTTTCCTTTAAATAAAAGATCTGCCCAGGAAAGCCCACTTAAACCGAACTGCCTGACTTTAATATTCCGGTTATCTTTATGTGCTTCTGTATTTACTGAAAAATGGCTTAATAGAATTTTGTTTTCACGTAACGAAATACTGTCAAAGCGGATGATATAACTGCTATCCTGCAGGTAATTCGTATAGTTATGAATGGCCATCGAAAAGCCGGTTAATGAAACTGGCTTCGGTCTGCTATGATCAATCAAAAGCCCTTGCATTTCAAAATTGTTGCGATCAGAATTGAAACTGCTGGGAGCATTACCCAGGTAAGTATTAATTTTTATTGATGCGTTAGTTACACCTATATATTCTAATGACAGGTCACCGGTAAGTTCCTGGATCAACGTATCAAGGTTGGATACATTCGTTTTTTCCTTCTGTTGTTTTTGTAGTTGCAGGTCAATTTTAAATACAGGGTTCCGGCAAAAAAGTGAATCTGCTTTTATCAGGTTTTTTTTGTAGAGTGCATTGAAATCTGCTTTCACAAGTTTTACAGTATCAAAATAAACGGAGAAACTATCGAGGTCTGTTCCCATTTTTTTTCCGGTCAGGGTACAACTGTCTATTTCGATCAACCGTTTACGGATATTGATCCTGAACCGGCTGAACGATAATGTGTGATTGCCATCGGGAAAGGTAATTGACTGGTGATGGGTTTTGAAAACCATCTGGTCACTTGAAAAGAATTCTGCATACCGGGATGTATCAGTAGAAAGGTTATCAATATGCAAATGCAGGTTTGTTATTTCAAGTGGCTTTTGGCCCGGTTCAGTTTTATCTTCCAGCCTAAATTTACCTTCGTTCAATTCAAACCGTTTCACCTTTAATGTCGCTAATGCATCGATCACCGAGTTGTAAATTCTTCCCATCTCTTCGGAGATAGTGACTTTTTCCCCTACCGATGTATCAGTATTTTTTTTCAATTGGGTGATCCGGATATCAGGTGAGGTTATTGTCAGTGAGTCAATGATCAATTCCTTGCTGGTAAAAATGGGTAATACTCCCTTCACCTGTAAATTGATTTTCTCAATTGAAATGCGATAGGTGATCTCGCTGTCAATGGAATCGTTAGAATAAAATGTTGCATTTTCCAGCACAATTTTATTGCTGAAATAATTAAACCTGATCCTTTTCAGATCCAATCTTATTTTATTACCCGATTTACTGCGTACCAGATCTTCAATCAGGCTTTCAGCATTATTAGCGATGTAAAGATGAACTGATGCGGCGAGAAGAATGAGAATACCCAGCAGGATACAGAAGATTTTCAGAATTCTTTTCTCAAGTTGTACGATCCACATTCATCGTTGGGTTAATAGGCGTTTAAGGTACTCAAATTTTACGGGAATGAAAAAGCCGCCAGGTGAGGCGGCTTTGATTATTTAACTTACAGCCGAGCCGGGACTCACTGCTTCTTCGGGTCTTAACAAACGAAGCTTGCCATCCTTATCTTCTGCTGTCAGGATCATTCCCTGGCTTTCGATGCCTTTCATTTTTCGCGGAGCAAGATTTACAACAAGTACTACCTGTTTACCCACCATTTCTTCTGCGGTATAGTGCAATGCAATGCCTGAGACAATTGTTCTTGTTTCTGTTCCGAGGTCAACAGACAATTTTAAAAGTTTATCAGCCTTCGGTACTTTTTCACATGCTGTTACTGTTCCGATGCGCATTTCCAGTTTAGCAAAATCATCATACTGGATTTCGGCCTTACTGGTTGTGGATTTTGGTTCTTCCATTTTCTTAGTTTCTGTTTTTACTAATCCTGCTTTTAGTTTTTCAATTTGAAAACTGATCTCATCATCTTCAATTTTTCTGAACAATAATTCCGGTGCCCGCAGACTATAGCCAACACTTAGCAGTTTTATTTTACCGGCATTTTGCCAATCCAGCATTTTGTCCACCACCTTCATCAGGCTCAGCATCTTTTTTGCCGTGTTGGGTAAAAATGGGTTGATGAAAATCGCAAGATTCGCAGTAAGCTGCAAACATAAATGCATACAGTTATCAATCGATTTTTGAGCCCCCTCTAAATCTCCCCCTGCAGGGGAGACTTTTGAAGACTCTAATTTTTTAGCAACGATCCATGGCTGTTTCTTCTGCATGTATTGATTGCCTCTCCGTGAAAGATCAATTACTTCAAACAATGCATCACGGAATTTATATTCTTCAAGGAATGCTTCAATTTTCGGCTTCGCATTTTCAATCTCTTTAATAATCCACTTGTCATCATCATCCAATACGTCTTCATGCAGCTTTGGTACTTTTCCGTTGCAGAGTTTATGCATCAGCACCCAGGTGCGATTTACAAAGTTTCCAAAAATTGAAACCAGCTCACTGTTCACTGCATCCTGGAATCCTTTCCATGTAAATTCACTATCCTTAGTTTCAGGAGCAATTTGAGTAAGATAGTAGCGCAGCATATCCACACATTGGCCACCGCCATTTTCTTTCTTTACAAAATCATTGATATAATCTCTCATGTCAAGCTTCCAGTTTCGGCTTGTGCTCATCTTATCGCCTTCAAGGTTCAGGAACTCATTCGCCGGAACATTATCCGGTATAATATTTCCATGCAACTTCAACATGATCGGAAAAATGATGCAATGAAATACAATATTATCCTTGCCTACAAAATGAACAAGCTTTGTATCCTTATCATTCCAGTATGGCGACCAATCTTTATTGTTATCAAGTCCCCATTGTTTGGTTGCACTGATATAACCGATCGGTGCATCAAACCATACATACAAAACCTTTCCTTCCGCACCGGCCACAGGAACTTTTATTCCCCAATCAAGATCTCTTGTTACAGCTCTTGATAGCAAACCGCCTTCGATCCAGCTTTTACATTGCCCTACAACAGTTCCTCTCCAGTCATCTTTATGTTGCTCTAATATCCATTTACGTAAAAAATCTTCATGCTTACCCAATGGCAAATACCAATGCGAAGTTTTTTTCTTCACGGGTGTCTGGCCGCTTAATGTACTCACCGGGTTTATCAGTTCATCAGGACTTAATGTTCTTCCGCAGGTTTCACATTGATCGCCATAGGCACGGTCACTGCCGCAGTTGGGACAAATACCTTTTATATAACGGTCAGCTAAAAAAGACTTTGCTTCTTCATCATAATACTGTTCCGTTTCTTTTACTTCTAATTCACCACGGTCATTCAGATATGTAAAGAATTCCTGCGCTGTTTCATGATGTAGCGGATCAGAAGTACGATGATAAATATCGAAGCTCATATCCAGGTCTTCAAAATCCTGCTTCATTGCTTCATGATATTTATCGATGATGGCGCGGGGCGTTGTTCCTTCTTTTGTCGCTTGTATAGGTATCGCCGTTCCGTGTTCATCACTGCCGCATACAAATACTACATCTCTTTTTTGCGACCGCAGGTAACGTACATATATATCCGCAGGTATATAGGCCCCGGCTAAATGGCCCACATGTTTCAATCCATTTGCATAAGGCAATGCACTGGTAACTAAGTATCGTTTAGGTTGAGTCATACTTGCGAGGAGCATAGCGACGAAGCAATCTCCTCAATAATTTTTATTTTATGTACCAAGCTTTAGTACTACTATTTATCTTCCTTTGCCAGTTTACCCTGAGCTTGTCGAAGGGCACTCTTGTACGTTCAGTAACCCGATAGCTATCGGGTCTATTCAGCAGGGAAGTTTGCAAAAATACCGGATTAACGGCCATTGCCCAAACGGCTTATAAGCCCAAAGAGAGCCACCGAGAAGAAGGAGTGCCATGGAGAAATAAGCCGCTCTGCGGTTCTCCGTTTTACTCAGTGATACTCTGTGGCCAATTTTATTTACATTGAGACAGAAAAATTATTCTTATGTCAAACTGGTACGAAATAAAAAACATCAATGAACTGGATTCACCTGCATTAGTTGTATTTCCGGATAGAGTAAAACATAATATCCAACTCGCAATAGAAATGATCGGCGATATAAACCGCCTGCGGCCGCATATCAAAACCAATAAATCACGGGAAGTAGCACAAATGATGCTGCAGGCTGGTATTACAAAATTCAAATGCGCAACTATTGCAGAAGCCGAAATGCTGGCTCAATGCAATGCGCCGGATGTACTGCTGGCTTACCAGCCACTTGGCCCAAAACTGAATCGCTTTATTTTACTTATAAAAAAATACCCGGCTACAAAATTTTCCTGTTTGACTGATAATATTGCGGCTGCAAATGAACAAGCTTCTGCTTTCAGTTTTGCAAATCTTAGTGTTTCGGTTTTTATCGATTTAAATGTCGGGATGAACCGTACAGGTATTTCACCGGATAAAGAAGTAATTGAATTATTCAATCATTGCAAAACACTAAAAGGGTTATCTGTTGTTGGCCTTCATGCTTATGATGGTCATATCCGTGATGTTGATTTTGAAGCGAAGAAAGAAAAATGCGATTCAGCATTTAAAATAGTCGAAGTTTTAAATGCTGAATTAAATCTGCCAACCATCATCATGGGTGGCTCACCGGCTTTTTCTGTCCATTGTAAAAGAAAAAACATAGAATGCAGCCCCGGCACATTTGTTTATTGGGATAAAGGTTATACTGATCTATGCCCCGAACAAAAAGTTCAAACTGCTGCTGTATTGATAACAAGAGTTATTTCTTTACCTGCTGCTGGTAAGATATGTCTTGATCTTGGGCATAAATCAGTAGCGGCAGAAAATGAAATTACTAAACGGGTTTACTTTCTCAATGCACCAGATTTGAAAGCAGTCAGTCAAAGTGAGGAGCATTTGGTTGTTGAGGCAGGAGAGGGGCATCACTACAAAACCGGCGATATTCTATATGGCCTTCCTTATCATATTTGCCCGACAGTTGCTTTGTATGATTCAGTTTATACAATTGAAAATGGTGAAGTAACAGGCGAATGGAAGAATGTAGCAAGAGATAGAAAGATAACCATCTAGTTGGGGCTTTATTTCTCATACCGGATAGTTATACCTACCTTAGGATACCTCTACTAGTTGAAACAAACCACCATGCCACACCAAAACTTAACTCCTGTTGGGCAACAAGAACGCATCCAGACTATTGATATTCTTAGAGCTTTTGCTCTTTTAGGAGTTGTGATTGCCAACTTTACTGTAGATAACCAGGGAGTAACTCCTGCAGAAGGAAGAACAGGGTTCTTTGATCAACTCGTTTATTGGCCCATCCGTTTTTTTATTGACGACAAAGCTATGTCCATGTATTGTTTCCTCTTCGGATTAGGCTTTGCCATTCAGTTACTGAGGGCTGAAGAAAGAAAAGCGCCATTTGTATTTACGTTCATTCGCCGGATGATCGTTCTTTTTATTATTGGTGTGATTGCATCTTGCCTTAGTGCAGAAACTATCCCTCATGAATACGCCATGGTGGGTTTGCTTCTTTTGATCTTTTATAAAATACCTGGGAAATTTTTACCCATACTGGCACTGCTTTGTGTATTGGTTCCTTTTGCAAGAGATATTATCATTCAGCAAAAATCCGCAGCCGTTGTTAATTCACGCAAAGAGATTCTAATTGACACAACATTGCTGAACAGATATGTTGGAGTGTATCAAAATCAACTAGACACCACAAGAAA from Bacteroidota bacterium includes:
- a CDS encoding PAS domain S-box protein, encoding MKHHRANRKSPSDNLTVSYKSPDLFTNAATDVSDSIILTDSKFNVTGWNPTTEFLFGRNVEEAKGKHLFEIINISFPGSSLNNMIIEIQRTGYWNGEVVYERYDNQVFRLNTSAILVYNDINVVSGCVIVSKIISGKDHHEEKLLLAESKYQTVIDTLFEGVVIINTDGSIGASNHRAAEILGFSQEELVGKLTTSPVWKAINEDGSEFPLDKFPGTVTLKTGLGQENITMGIERPDGKLVWLLVNSQAIVEQGKIVAVVASFNDITANKHANDRIKESEALFRTFMNNSNAYAWICDEDGILVYTNSLFASVYNLADGGKDKHISEVFSEKVAEKFLEKNKQFLESNEPKFIIAESKRLDGTIGKFALYRFHIPVKTYKRLIGFQAFDVTDHQDTLAELKKTNERFGLISNATSDAIWDQDLETNEIYRSPNFSKLSGYSMQEIQSNLDWWFNKVHPDDKDRVRGKVQEYLKVNKQSWEDEYRFLCSDGKYKTLFDKGFFIYKDGKPVRIIGAIQDITERKKLEEQLLNEKIKQQKLINRTTIAAQEEERDNISKELHDNVNQLLMSTKLYINMARKQPDMATELLLKAEEYQLQAVEEIRKLSKKLNSSLVKVLGLKKSIQEIVNSFKQLNDIPVNYEFDSELEDVLMDEQKLMIFRIVQEQSNNIRKYANAERVSINLTRKDDRICLLISDDGVGFKVDESKMRGIGLTNIASRVNVLNGEFKIDSYPGNGCTLSVCFPLYA
- the metG gene encoding methionine--tRNA ligase, yielding MLLASMTQPKRYLVTSALPYANGLKHVGHLAGAYIPADIYVRYLRSQKRDVVFVCGSDEHGTAIPIQATKEGTTPRAIIDKYHEAMKQDFEDLDMSFDIYHRTSDPLHHETAQEFFTYLNDRGELEVKETEQYYDEEAKSFLADRYIKGICPNCGSDRAYGDQCETCGRTLSPDELINPVSTLSGQTPVKKKTSHWYLPLGKHEDFLRKWILEQHKDDWRGTVVGQCKSWIEGGLLSRAVTRDLDWGIKVPVAGAEGKVLYVWFDAPIGYISATKQWGLDNNKDWSPYWNDKDTKLVHFVGKDNIVFHCIIFPIMLKLHGNIIPDNVPANEFLNLEGDKMSTSRNWKLDMRDYINDFVKKENGGGQCVDMLRYYLTQIAPETKDSEFTWKGFQDAVNSELVSIFGNFVNRTWVLMHKLCNGKVPKLHEDVLDDDDKWIIKEIENAKPKIEAFLEEYKFRDALFEVIDLSRRGNQYMQKKQPWIVAKKLESSKVSPAGGDLEGAQKSIDNCMHLCLQLTANLAIFINPFLPNTAKKMLSLMKVVDKMLDWQNAGKIKLLSVGYSLRAPELLFRKIEDDEISFQIEKLKAGLVKTETKKMEEPKSTTSKAEIQYDDFAKLEMRIGTVTACEKVPKADKLLKLSVDLGTETRTIVSGIALHYTAEEMVGKQVVLVVNLAPRKMKGIESQGMILTAEDKDGKLRLLRPEEAVSPGSAVS
- a CDS encoding D-TA family PLP-dependent enzyme; amino-acid sequence: MSNWYEIKNINELDSPALVVFPDRVKHNIQLAIEMIGDINRLRPHIKTNKSREVAQMMLQAGITKFKCATIAEAEMLAQCNAPDVLLAYQPLGPKLNRFILLIKKYPATKFSCLTDNIAAANEQASAFSFANLSVSVFIDLNVGMNRTGISPDKEVIELFNHCKTLKGLSVVGLHAYDGHIRDVDFEAKKEKCDSAFKIVEVLNAELNLPTIIMGGSPAFSVHCKRKNIECSPGTFVYWDKGYTDLCPEQKVQTAAVLITRVISLPAAGKICLDLGHKSVAAENEITKRVYFLNAPDLKAVSQSEEHLVVEAGEGHHYKTGDILYGLPYHICPTVALYDSVYTIENGEVTGEWKNVARDRKITI
- a CDS encoding YceI family protein, which encodes MKKNSFMRFVLICTGLFIISFASSAQEKYFTRSGKIQFFSKTKAENIDATSRSAAVVLDSKTGDLQFAVLMKGFEFKKALMQEHFNKEYIESDKFPKAEFKGQITNNADIKYTTDGTYPAKVKGKLTIHGETKDIETTGIITVKSGKIITTSTFNIQLPDYKIKVPSVTRSQISDDIKITIDCSLEVLKQ